Proteins found in one Pyrus communis chromosome 15, drPyrComm1.1, whole genome shotgun sequence genomic segment:
- the LOC137718794 gene encoding uncharacterized protein, whose amino-acid sequence MEKFSCFSAIVRGKKKVKGDESTRSGELRKGIETLHVRLQQQPVKSLEIDGKLKPETLGVLIPYGVEKKYSSPPSGNTRSPKSPIGCVKAAEAAAYEGEYEHEESPIARGNSFNDHSDLQLDEANSGEVTPSRKLDLAEPDSSARGVVRVQSGHLSDPGVGKAEFWASPKLTRSCSNLETHKEVVKEMSSKMPALKSLSFEELQEMADCVRKDVDPGSPGSVLSHYSADRVMLKKHSSSQVLPSRSRKLWWKLFLWSHRNLHRTWDAKPKTLSPISVNKQGGYSSDTLEPNRAMQFGKTESPLSYTGQSLDKGKNIVDDNKSWGGFHIGASDLWPQNQWVAFSTEPSSSSRVQEWMKDLRIQTSIENNEDDHEGIVSPQSPPTPKTPKSPMTPETARSKSATYFSRGLEEDTLHANTVIQSLNSSSTVAHISGMGMKAIPNISCFCSLRSVNLSSNFIANITPGLLPKSLHTLDLSKNKLSNIEGLRDLTRLRVLDLSYNRISRIGRGLSSCSVLKELYLTGNKISDVEGLHRLLKLTVLDLSFNKITTTKALGQLVANYNSLQAVNLLGNPIQNNIGDEQLRKTVCSLLPKLVYLNKQSIKPQRARGVVTDSVAKAALGNKGWNPRRKSGKKLSQRSASFKNTHALPSKKSSSLPTHGHNTGASVVQRNLSKTKSMVRVSSELPPSSH is encoded by the exons ATGGAAAAATTCAGTTGCTTTTCTGCAATTGTTAGGGGCAAGAAGAAGGTTAAG GGAGATGAATCTACAAGAAGTGGTGAATTGCGCAAGGGAATTGAAACCCTGCACGTCAGGCTTCAACAGCAGCCTGTGAAATCGTTGGAGATTGATGGGAAATTGAAGCCGGAAACTTTAGGAGTCCTAATACCTTATGGTGTTGAGAAGAAGTACTCTTCCCCTCCTAGTGGCAATACAAGGAGCCCGAAAAGTCCTATCGGGTGTGTTAAAGCAGCAGAAGCAGCGGCTTATGAAGGGGAATATGAGCACGAAGAGAGCCCCATAGCCAGGGGAAACTCTTTTAATGATCACTCTGATCTGCAACTAGATGAAGCCAATTCAGGTGAAGTGACTCCATCAAGGAAGTTGGACTTAGCCGAACCTGATTCGAGCGCTCGAGGTGTCGTTAGGGTTCAAAGTGGGCATCTTAGCGATCCCGGGGTTGGTAAGGCGGAGTTTTGGGCATCACCAAAGCTTACCAGATCATGCTCTAATTTGGAGACTCATAAGGAAGTGGTTAAAGAGATGTCCTCTAAGATGCCTGCTTTGAAGTCTCTGTCTTTCGAAGAACTGCAGGAAATGGCTGATTGTGTGAGGAAGGATGTCGATCCAGGCAGCCCTGGTTCTGTGTTAAGCCACTACAGTGCTGATAGAGTGATGCTGAAGAAGCATTCTTCAAGCCAAGTTCTGCCTTCGCGAAGTCGAAAATTGTGGTGGAAGCTGTTCCTTTGGAGCCACAGGAACCTGCACAGAACATGGGATGCCAAACCAAAGACACTTAGCCCCATTTCTGTGAACAAACAAGGAGGGTACTCTTCAGATACACTCGAACCAAATCGAGCTATGCAGTTTGGCAAGACAGAATCACCACTATCATATACTGGACAATCCTTGGACAAGGGGAAGAACATTGTAGATGACAACAAGAGCTGGGGTGGTTTTCACATTGGTGCGTCGGACTTATGGCCTCAGAACCAGTGGGTTGCTTTCTCGACAGAACCCTCATCATCTTCAAGAGTGCAAGAGTGGATGAAAGATCTCAGAATACAAACCTCCATTGAAAATAATGAAGATGACCACGAGGGAATTGTCTCCCCACAATCACCACCCACTCCTAAGACTCCAAAGTCTCCCATGACTCCTGAGACCGCTAGATCGAAAAGCGCCACTTACTTTAGCCGAGGTCTTGAAGAGGATACCTTACATGCTAATACTGTGATCCAGTCTCTAAATTCTTCCTCAACAGTGGCTCACATATCTGGTATGGGCATGAAAGCTATCCCCAACATTTCATGCTTCTGCAGTCTTCGGTCCGTCAACTTGTCGAGCAACTTCATAG CGAACATTACTCCAGGGTTGCTGCCGAAGAGCCTTCACACACTCGACTTGTCCAAAAACAAGCTCAGCAACATTGAAGGACTAAGAGACTTAACCCGATTGCGAGTACTTGATCTCAGTTACAACCGAATTTCTAGAATCGGACGTG GGTTATCAAGCTGTAGTGTATTGAAGGAGCTATATCTTACCGGGAACAAGATCAGTGATGTTGAGGGCCTGCATAGGCTACTGAAGCTAACAGTTCTGGACTTGAGCTTCAACAAGATCACAACAACAAAGGCGCTGGGCCAGCTGGTGGCTAACTACAACTCACTGCAGGCTGTGAATCTATTGGGGAATCCAATCCAGAACAACATCGGCGATGAGCAACTACGCAAGACAGTTTGCAGTCTCCTCCCAAAGCTAGTGTACCTGAACAAGCAGTCCATCAAGCCACAAAGGGCAAGGGGGGTAGTCACAGACAGTGTTGCCAAAGCTGCACTTGGGAACAAAGGATGGAACCCTAGAAGAAAATCCGGCAAGAAGCTTAGCCAGAGAAGCGCATCGTTTAAAAATACTCATGCCTTGCCATCGAAGAAAAGCTCATCACTTCCTACCCACGGGCACAACACCGGGGCAAGTGTTGTACAGCGAAACCTAAGCAAGACGAAGAGCATGGTCAGAGTGTCATCTGAACTCCCCCCTTCATCGCATTAG